A single Dermacentor albipictus isolate Rhodes 1998 colony chromosome 3, USDA_Dalb.pri_finalv2, whole genome shotgun sequence DNA region contains:
- the LOC135918992 gene encoding mediator of RNA polymerase II transcription subunit 22-like, whose translation MAQAKGLSQSKEALLKSYTKQLKDDIKSMVDNFTEIIKSTRVPLEEEGQVLRPLQGIQDHYEMTVRAANIVRAGESLMKLISDIKQYLILNDFPFVNDSIAQNSQRYCAFQMDCDQRLMALRDDMAAELYDLEEEYYSSCYK comes from the exons ATGGCTCAAGCAAAAGGACTTAGTCAAAGCAAAGAAGCCCTGTTGAAATCTTACACCAAACAACTCAAGGATGACATCAAATCTATGGTCGACAATTTTACGGAAATCATCAAATCTACGCGTGTGCCTCTTGAAGAAGAGGGACAGGTATTGAGACCTCTGCAGGGAATTCAGGACCACTATGAAATGACCGTCCGAGCTGCAAACATT gtccgcgctggagagtcGTTGATGAAATTAATATCAGACATAAAACAGTACCTGATCCTCAATGACTTCCCGTTTGTGAATGACTCCATTGCCCAGAACAGCCAGCGCTACTGTGCTTTTCAAATGGACTGTGATCAGCGGTTGATGGCACTACGGGACGACATGGCTGCTGAGTTGTACGACCTTGAAGAAGAGTACTATTCGTCCTGCTATAAGTAA